The Periophthalmus magnuspinnatus isolate fPerMag1 chromosome 10, fPerMag1.2.pri, whole genome shotgun sequence genome segment ATCAACTTTTATGTTTGTAGAAGGAAATGTGTAATTTTCTTCTGCTAGTGTCCCTAGGTTGTCAACATTTTGTTTGTGATCTCATCAACTTTTAAACAGTATTACCAAACTGTCAGCAGCACCTTGTTTGGGTATTAAGTCTGTTGgtgattttaaaaagaaaaatcctTTATgcgtttgtttatttgtgccaTATAAACCTTGCCTGTTTGCAGTTGCTTGACTAAACAAACAACTGACTTTCTTGTTGCATCTGGTATATTTCTTTTCTGACAGACCTTCATAATTGGTTGTAACTTGTGAAACTAGATCTCTGTTGGGGGTCTTAATTTACTGTGGAATTGGCTATCTTCATAAATGCTTTGGCCATGTTTTTAGTTACATTGTTCAGCATCTTAATCTTTTAGCTTTTGTCatatttgtttgtatgtttgggCAATGGGCATataaaaaggaggagaaatttgggattttatgtttttattgtttttggaaTAGATGTGACGAGTGTGTGACAGCATATGAAAATGCTTTGTCTGTGCGTATGATGCACGTTGGTGAGGATGACTGGGGCTAATACTTCCACCAAGTGTGTAATTTTCATTTCTGTTAATGTTAACTGTTTGAATGACTTATAACACAAAAAGAAAGTATacaactttaataaaaaaaatctcaataaAAATccttctaaaaaaaaatgaaaatcgtGTGTTCTTTTACATTATGAGGTCAATTATCAACATCATGTTACAGTGTATTTagtatttaacacacacacatataacggTATTTCGcgttcctaaaaaaaaaataataataataataaatctatttAGTGGAACCGGAAACTATAGGAAAATGTTTCTGGGGACGTTTTATGCGACGAACCAAAGCCCTTCCGGTCCACATCGCTTCAACGTGATTTTGTTTACAAAAGCTCGTataattttttggtttattattGGAGGTTAGCAGCGTCAATTAAAAATGAAGTTACTTACGCATAACATGTTGACGTCTCATGTAAAAGGAGTCACGAAAGGATACCCGCTGCTCATACAGGTAAAGGTTGTGAAGCTCTGCAGGTCGTGTTTTAATCGGTACTGTTCAAGTGAAATAACATCAGAGTAAACCAAAGCTATGACATTTTACAGCAAGACATAATGTTATATTATGTGTACATGTCGTGTTAAAGTCAAATTATAAGATTTTTATGTTTGCTAGCATTTAAAGCATACCATTTTATAGATCAGTTCCAGCCTGTATAGTTAAGCCAACTTACTATGTTAATACATGTATCTATATCTATTTTAAGGCGACCGAGGTCAAATTTAACGAGGTGGAGTTTAACCCTGAATTTATCAGTAGGATGATTCCCAAACTGGAGTGGAGTGCTCTTATCCATGCTGCACAGgaggtgatttttatttttagcagaAATCACACAAAAATTCACTTTTTCACTCTATATAAAGCCAATTTTGAATAACTGTTGACCTTTGCAGCTGGGCCACCGACAAGACTTACCTGATGATCTACTTCCAGATTATGACAAAAATGAAGAATTCCTGAAGAAAGTGCACAAAGCATTACTCGAGGTCTTGTACCTAACATTGTTTTTTCTTAAGTTATTTAAAGATAGAATAATAATCACTGCTCAATTACTTTGTTTCTCAGCATATGACAGATTTTAGATCATAATTATTTTACACTAATGGACAAATAATAACTTAGTTAAATGCTGTGAGTGCGCATTGAGATTACTACAGGTTTGATTTCCTAAAACGGGTGCTCATCAAGATACAGAGCAGTAAACCCTATTTAGAAGATGAAAattgaaaatttgaaaaaaattgaaaaatgaaatTTACGCAAAAATAGATTTCCTTGGGCCTTACCTTGCCTTTCTTATTGTTGtgttacaataaataataaaaatgggtggtgattattttaataattgatTTCAATTTGTTAAATAGATGCATTAATTCTACGGTGCCACCCCCAGTTTAAACCATGTCatgtcaaaaacatgtctatttGTTATATTGGTTTATaggtggaggtgatggagggCTGTCTGAAATGCCCTGAATCAGGGCGGGAGTTTCCCATTTCTAGAGGCATTCCGAACATGCTGCTGAACGAAGATGAGGTGTAGATGGCGGATCACTCTTTGACAACTCTATGAGCAGTCTTCAAAAAGAGCCTTTGTTTTTTGAAAGGTTTTCAGATTGATGCAAACAAAGACAACTTTGAATATTGTTAGGTTCTATTgagttaaaatgtataatttgtaATTTGAAATATTGCACCgtagtttgtattttttattaaaatcccTTTACAATAAATCTTTCCCTGTTTCCGTGACAACCAAactcactttttgttttttgttgaaaataatgACAGGATCATATTACAGACATGCACAAATAATGCCCTTGTTGAATCTTGCGGTAGACTCTGAACCCCACCTCGGCCCAGTCAGGGTTAAGAAAATGCTCTGAGCCAGATGACGTGGCTGTGGCTTTTTCTATATTTGGATTTTGAGGAAAAAGCAGCAAGTGCGGCCAGGCCAGAggttgtttttgaggaagttttttatttttttttaagccagaCATTACACCACACTTGGAGGCAGATTCCTGATGCCCAACGGATTGTCTGCCCTTTTTAACAAAGTTGAGTTCTTTAATCTTGTGGTTGGTATGAAGGGGAAAATTACTTCTCTGATGTTGCAAGTTTGAACAGGAGACCTTGTGATTGTTGCCGTGTTATGATTTTTAGGAGATTCTGTGGCGAAGACATTTAAGGGTGGAGGAGGTGCACTGATCATAAGCCTTAAAGCAGTTTTAGTCTGTCCTACCTTTCCCTTCTACTTAGAGCAATTATAGGCCAGCACCCACAACTATAATAACGGTATAATGGGATGGCAGCATAGCAGCAATAAAAACCACCCTGACAGATTAACAGTCCTGTCGAAAACTATAATTAAGAATGAGACTGAAGGGTGACTGAAAAAAAGGGGCTAGATTGATAAATGTACAATACATATTCAAGCCAAAACATATTGGGGGTGGAGTGAATTCATGAAATTACAATACCATAGTGTCATGTAAATAACTATAATTATTACGATCTTatctattttaaatataaatcaaatgGTCCTGTTTGGCTCTCCCATACCCAAAGTTAATTTTGTTTAACTCATTGTTTCCCGAGGCTGAAGATGGCCCTTGCCTACATAATCACACAGTCTCTTGAATTTTGTGGCAGTCCACAGCAtaaccaccaccacctcctacCGCCCATGCACCTCCCTCTGTCCGTCCCAGCCTCCCTCTCCATGGACTTGTGCTGCAGTCACTTAAACGCGCTCTGCTGTTTCTGTCTTTTCAGGGATTTTTTGAGGGGCACATTGAAACCTTGGATCTGTAATTTACTGTAGccctatatttttatttatttattgaggcACAAGGAACTCATTCATGCATTTTCTGCTCCATGTCTTTTGGCTGACATTTTCCATGTTTTGATGTTTATATGAGGGGATAAAAAAGGCCCACCATGCTGTTTCGGACATAAACCAAACGTTCTCTGCGTTTCAGTTTTAAACCAGCCTGTTTTCTTT includes the following:
- the trmt112 gene encoding multifunctional methyltransferase subunit TRM112-like protein, producing the protein MKLLTHNMLTSHVKGVTKGYPLLIQATEVKFNEVEFNPEFISRMIPKLEWSALIHAAQELGHRQDLPDDLLPDYDKNEEFLKKVHKALLEVEVMEGCLKCPESGREFPISRGIPNMLLNEDEV